A genomic region of Arvicola amphibius chromosome 7, mArvAmp1.2, whole genome shotgun sequence contains the following coding sequences:
- the LOC119818547 gene encoding peroxisomal succinyl-coenzyme A thioesterase isoform X3, with product MAATLSLEPAGRSCWDEPLSISVRGLAPEQPVTLRAALRDERGALFRSHARYRADPHGELDLARAPALGGSFAGLEPMGLLWAMEPDRPFWRLIKRDVQTPFVVELEVLDGHEPDGGRLLARAVHERHFMAPGVRRVPVREGRVRATLFLPPGEGPFPGIIDVYGVGGGLLEYRASLMASHGFATLALAFYDFEDLPKDFNIVEVDYFEEAVCYMLQHPKVKGPDIGLLGLSLGADICLTMASFLKNVSATVSINGSAFSGNRHIHYQQTTIPPLGHDLRRAKVAFSGILDIVDIRNDPVGGCENPGMIPIEQAKGPILFIAGQDDHCWRSELYAQIASERLQARRKERPQRGLVTLLPCRAENSCYSH from the exons ATGGCGGCGACGCTGAGCCTGGAGCCCGCGGGGCGCAGCTGCTGGGACGAGCCGCTGAGCATCTCCGTGCGCGGCCTGGCCCCCGAGCAGCCCGTCACACTGCGCGCCGCCCTGCGCGACGAGAGAGGCGCGCTCTTCCGCTCACACGCCCGTTACCGCGCCGACCCCCACGGCGAGCTGGACTTGGCGCGCGCGCCCGCGCTGGGCGGCAGCTTCGCGGGGCTCGAGCCCATGGGGCTGCTCTGGGCAATGGAGCCCGATCGGCCTTTCTGGCGCCTGATCAAGCGCGACGTGCAGACGCCCTTCGTGGTGGAGCTGGAGGTGCTGGACGGCCACGAGCCCGACGGCGGGCGGCTGCTGGCGCGGGCGGTGCACGAGCGTCACTTCATGGCTCCCGGGGTGCGGCGCGTGCCCGTGCGCGAGGGCCGTGTGCGCGCCacgctcttcctgcctccag GAGAAGGACCCTTTCCAGGGATCATCGATGTCTACGGTGTTGGCGGGGGCCTGTTGGAATACCGAGCCAGCCTTATGGCTAGCCATGGATTTGCTACACTGGCTCTGGCTTTTTATGACTTTGAAGATCTCCCTAAGGATTTCAACATCGTGGAAGTGGACTACTTCGAGGAAGCAGTGTGCTACATGCTCCAACACCCCAAG gtaaaGGGCCCAGACATTGGGCTTCTGGGTCTTTCTCTGGGAGCTGATATTTGCCTCACCATGGCTTCGTTCTTGAAGAATGTCTCAGCCACAGTTTCCATCAATGGCTCTGCATTCAGCggaaacagacacatacactacCAGCAGACCACAATACCACCACTGGGCCATGACCTGAGGAGAGCGAAGGTGGCTTTCTCTGGAATTCTGGACATTGTGGATATACGGAACGATCCTGTGGGAGGCTGTGAGAACCCCGGTATGATCCCGATAGAGCAGGCCAAGGGGCCAATCCTCTTCATCGCTGGGCAGGATGATCATTGCTGGAGGAGCGAGCTGTACGCTCAGATAGCCTCTGAACGGCTGCAGGCTCGCAGAAAGGAGAGGCCGCAG aGGGGCCTGGTCACTCTCCTGCCTTGCCGGGCTGAGAACAGCTGTTACAGCCATTAG
- the LOC119818547 gene encoding peroxisomal succinyl-coenzyme A thioesterase isoform X1: MAATLSLEPAGRSCWDEPLSISVRGLAPEQPVTLRAALRDERGALFRSHARYRADPHGELDLARAPALGGSFAGLEPMGLLWAMEPDRPFWRLIKRDVQTPFVVELEVLDGHEPDGGRLLARAVHERHFMAPGVRRVPVREGRVRATLFLPPGEGPFPGIIDVYGVGGGLLEYRASLMASHGFATLALAFYDFEDLPKDFNIVEVDYFEEAVCYMLQHPKVKGPDIGLLGLSLGADICLTMASFLKNVSATVSINGSAFSGNRHIHYQQTTIPPLGHDLRRAKVAFSGILDIVDIRNDPVGGCENPGMIPIEQAKGPILFIAGQDDHCWRSELYAQIASERLQARRKERPQVISYPGAGHYIEPPYFPMCPASLHKIVNRAVHWGGEVRAHSKAQIDTWKQILAFFGRHLDSTQSRASSRL; the protein is encoded by the exons ATGGCGGCGACGCTGAGCCTGGAGCCCGCGGGGCGCAGCTGCTGGGACGAGCCGCTGAGCATCTCCGTGCGCGGCCTGGCCCCCGAGCAGCCCGTCACACTGCGCGCCGCCCTGCGCGACGAGAGAGGCGCGCTCTTCCGCTCACACGCCCGTTACCGCGCCGACCCCCACGGCGAGCTGGACTTGGCGCGCGCGCCCGCGCTGGGCGGCAGCTTCGCGGGGCTCGAGCCCATGGGGCTGCTCTGGGCAATGGAGCCCGATCGGCCTTTCTGGCGCCTGATCAAGCGCGACGTGCAGACGCCCTTCGTGGTGGAGCTGGAGGTGCTGGACGGCCACGAGCCCGACGGCGGGCGGCTGCTGGCGCGGGCGGTGCACGAGCGTCACTTCATGGCTCCCGGGGTGCGGCGCGTGCCCGTGCGCGAGGGCCGTGTGCGCGCCacgctcttcctgcctccag GAGAAGGACCCTTTCCAGGGATCATCGATGTCTACGGTGTTGGCGGGGGCCTGTTGGAATACCGAGCCAGCCTTATGGCTAGCCATGGATTTGCTACACTGGCTCTGGCTTTTTATGACTTTGAAGATCTCCCTAAGGATTTCAACATCGTGGAAGTGGACTACTTCGAGGAAGCAGTGTGCTACATGCTCCAACACCCCAAG gtaaaGGGCCCAGACATTGGGCTTCTGGGTCTTTCTCTGGGAGCTGATATTTGCCTCACCATGGCTTCGTTCTTGAAGAATGTCTCAGCCACAGTTTCCATCAATGGCTCTGCATTCAGCggaaacagacacatacactacCAGCAGACCACAATACCACCACTGGGCCATGACCTGAGGAGAGCGAAGGTGGCTTTCTCTGGAATTCTGGACATTGTGGATATACGGAACGATCCTGTGGGAGGCTGTGAGAACCCCGGTATGATCCCGATAGAGCAGGCCAAGGGGCCAATCCTCTTCATCGCTGGGCAGGATGATCATTGCTGGAGGAGCGAGCTGTACGCTCAGATAGCCTCTGAACGGCTGCAGGCTCGCAGAAAGGAGAGGCCGCAGGTAATCTCCTACCCTGGGGCTGGCCATTACATTGAGCCTCCTTACTTCCCCATGTGCCCAGCTTCTCTGCACAAAATAGTGAACAGAGCTGTTCACTGGGGAGGGGAGGTCAGAGCTCACTCCAAAGCCCAAATAGATACGTGGAAGCAGATTCTGGCCTTCTTTGGCAGACACCTGGACAGTACCCAGAGCAGAGCTTCCTCTAGATTGTAG
- the LOC119818547 gene encoding peroxisomal succinyl-coenzyme A thioesterase isoform X2: MAATLSLEPAGRSCWDEPLSISVRGLAPEQPVTLRAALRDERGALFRSHARYRADPHGELDLARAPALGGSFAGLEPMGLLWAMEPDRPFWRLIKRDVQTPFVVELEVLDGHEPDGGRLLARAVHERHFMAPGVRRVPVREGRVRATLFLPPGEGPFPGIIDVYGVGGGLLEYRASLMASHGFATLALAFYDFEDLPKDFNIVEVDYFEEAVCYMLQHPKVKGPDIGLLGLSLGADICLTMASFLKNVSATVSINGSAFSGNRHIHYQQTTIPPLGHDLRRAKVAFSGILDIVDIRNDPVGGCENPGMIPIEQAKGPILFIAGQDDHCWRSELYAQIASERLQARRKERPQSGHLEMHRPLERHLICDIWRDTDNLCLTGT, from the exons ATGGCGGCGACGCTGAGCCTGGAGCCCGCGGGGCGCAGCTGCTGGGACGAGCCGCTGAGCATCTCCGTGCGCGGCCTGGCCCCCGAGCAGCCCGTCACACTGCGCGCCGCCCTGCGCGACGAGAGAGGCGCGCTCTTCCGCTCACACGCCCGTTACCGCGCCGACCCCCACGGCGAGCTGGACTTGGCGCGCGCGCCCGCGCTGGGCGGCAGCTTCGCGGGGCTCGAGCCCATGGGGCTGCTCTGGGCAATGGAGCCCGATCGGCCTTTCTGGCGCCTGATCAAGCGCGACGTGCAGACGCCCTTCGTGGTGGAGCTGGAGGTGCTGGACGGCCACGAGCCCGACGGCGGGCGGCTGCTGGCGCGGGCGGTGCACGAGCGTCACTTCATGGCTCCCGGGGTGCGGCGCGTGCCCGTGCGCGAGGGCCGTGTGCGCGCCacgctcttcctgcctccag GAGAAGGACCCTTTCCAGGGATCATCGATGTCTACGGTGTTGGCGGGGGCCTGTTGGAATACCGAGCCAGCCTTATGGCTAGCCATGGATTTGCTACACTGGCTCTGGCTTTTTATGACTTTGAAGATCTCCCTAAGGATTTCAACATCGTGGAAGTGGACTACTTCGAGGAAGCAGTGTGCTACATGCTCCAACACCCCAAG gtaaaGGGCCCAGACATTGGGCTTCTGGGTCTTTCTCTGGGAGCTGATATTTGCCTCACCATGGCTTCGTTCTTGAAGAATGTCTCAGCCACAGTTTCCATCAATGGCTCTGCATTCAGCggaaacagacacatacactacCAGCAGACCACAATACCACCACTGGGCCATGACCTGAGGAGAGCGAAGGTGGCTTTCTCTGGAATTCTGGACATTGTGGATATACGGAACGATCCTGTGGGAGGCTGTGAGAACCCCGGTATGATCCCGATAGAGCAGGCCAAGGGGCCAATCCTCTTCATCGCTGGGCAGGATGATCATTGCTGGAGGAGCGAGCTGTACGCTCAGATAGCCTCTGAACGGCTGCAGGCTCGCAGAAAGGAGAGGCCGCAG TCTGGACATCTGGAGATGCATAGACCTTTGGAGAGACATTTGATATGTGACATCTGGAGAGACACAGACAACCTCTGTCTCACAGGGACATAA